A single Rhodothermales bacterium DNA region contains:
- a CDS encoding adenylate/guanylate cyclase domain-containing protein has translation MYLGIKFGISLALIGAAAHMLWGTSETVLYTMWTGFLIGLLVGSAEIAFSHPLAGRFPYSIVLLVRTTCYFAVSLVGIYGVLLLYLNKIGMTSMALRDPLVFADISTKYFLTNVNVLYILSLTLATTVVWQLKSFFGKGVLFNYLTGRYHKPRIEERIFMFLDLNDATTLAEQLGSRRFSSLLGDFFKDIDAAITRSRGQVFQYVGDEVVVVWKPQYGLMNSNCVNAFFMAETMVERRKGYYLTKYNSVPSFKASLHLGEVTISEVGISKREIAYHGDTINTASRICSAAHVLGKRLLLSRAVRDQISQNGDIYFDDLGEHEVKGKYDRIHLYSV, from the coding sequence TTGTACCTGGGTATAAAGTTCGGAATATCACTGGCGCTGATTGGTGCTGCGGCGCACATGTTGTGGGGCACTTCGGAAACAGTCCTCTACACAATGTGGACTGGTTTCTTGATCGGACTTCTCGTGGGATCTGCAGAAATCGCCTTCTCCCACCCGCTCGCCGGCCGTTTTCCTTATTCGATCGTCCTTCTGGTAAGAACGACCTGTTATTTCGCCGTCAGCCTCGTAGGTATTTACGGAGTCCTCCTTCTCTATCTGAACAAGATCGGAATGACTTCGATGGCACTTCGCGACCCGCTGGTTTTCGCCGACATAAGTACGAAATACTTCCTGACGAACGTCAATGTGCTCTACATCCTGTCCCTTACGCTGGCAACGACAGTCGTCTGGCAACTCAAGTCATTCTTCGGAAAAGGTGTGCTCTTCAATTATCTAACTGGCAGATATCACAAACCAAGAATCGAGGAGCGCATCTTCATGTTTTTGGACTTGAATGATGCGACCACGTTGGCGGAGCAGCTCGGTTCAAGACGATTCAGCTCCTTGCTGGGAGACTTCTTCAAGGATATCGATGCTGCGATCACGCGATCAAGGGGGCAGGTTTTTCAGTACGTTGGTGATGAAGTTGTGGTTGTGTGGAAACCACAGTACGGTCTCATGAACAGCAATTGTGTGAATGCATTCTTCATGGCAGAGACAATGGTGGAGCGTCGAAAGGGCTACTATCTCACCAAATACAATAGCGTCCCATCATTCAAGGCTTCCCTGCACCTGGGAGAAGTAACGATCAGCGAGGTCGGTATCTCAAAAAGGGAGATCGCGTACCACGGCGATACGATTAATACGGCCTCCCGGATATGTAGTGCAGCCCACGTTCTTGGAAAGCGTCTGCTATTGTCCCGAGCGGTGCGAGACCAGATATCTCAAAACGGAGATATCTACTTTGATGACTTAGGAGAACACGAGGTCAAAGGGAAATACGATAGAATACATCTGTACTCCGTGTAG
- a CDS encoding sigma-54-dependent Fis family transcriptional regulator, with the protein MKFKIYVVDDDRHYARMLSFRLEKNVDHDVHVFNRGEEMLEQLSGEPDMILLDIMMPGIGGMETLRQLKEGHPEVPVVMISAQGVIDVAVEAMQAGAYDYIAKGQDELVKLDAVVKNVREKVAMERELNNLRGEVKKRYSISGLVGESPVMQQVYKTIEKTLKGDLTVVVQGESGTGKELVAKAIHYNSARKKGPFVIVNCAAIPRELMESELFGHEKGSFTGAHARKIGKFEQSDGGTIFLDEIGELDLDLQAKLLRALQSYDLTRVGGNETIHFDTRVISATNRDIMARIREGKFREDLYYRLFQFPITLPPLRERGQDILRLADYFLKEYISKHPEFSGKHLSSSAKRSILDYAWPGNVRELKSAVERAVLIADSDEMQADDLMLFDRVAVSPWIERAVMARAGEGGAVGMQPDRPPVSKGAGSSRMPASAVVLGTDEQDIMSLDELKRQAVERAYQLCEGNVDRAAVELGIGRATMYRLLKKYDIMQ; encoded by the coding sequence ATGAAGTTCAAGATCTACGTTGTTGACGACGACAGACACTACGCCCGCATGTTGAGCTTCCGGCTGGAGAAGAACGTCGATCATGACGTGCACGTCTTCAACCGCGGGGAGGAGATGCTGGAGCAACTTTCCGGCGAGCCCGACATGATCCTGCTCGACATCATGATGCCGGGCATCGGCGGCATGGAGACCCTCCGGCAGTTGAAGGAAGGTCATCCTGAAGTTCCGGTCGTGATGATCTCCGCCCAGGGTGTGATCGACGTTGCTGTCGAGGCGATGCAGGCCGGCGCGTACGACTACATCGCCAAGGGGCAGGACGAGCTTGTGAAGCTCGACGCCGTCGTGAAGAATGTTCGGGAAAAAGTTGCGATGGAGCGCGAGCTGAACAATCTCCGGGGAGAGGTCAAGAAGCGCTACTCGATCAGCGGACTTGTAGGGGAGAGCCCCGTCATGCAGCAGGTTTACAAGACCATTGAGAAGACGCTGAAGGGAGATCTGACGGTAGTCGTCCAGGGCGAGAGTGGTACAGGAAAGGAGCTGGTCGCTAAGGCTATACACTACAACTCCGCCCGGAAGAAGGGTCCGTTCGTAATCGTCAACTGTGCGGCCATCCCGCGTGAGCTGATGGAGAGCGAGCTCTTCGGTCATGAGAAAGGATCGTTCACCGGGGCACACGCTCGAAAGATTGGCAAGTTTGAACAGTCGGACGGTGGTACGATTTTCCTCGACGAGATCGGAGAGCTGGATCTGGATCTGCAGGCCAAACTTCTTCGGGCGCTGCAGTCGTATGATCTCACTCGGGTAGGCGGCAATGAGACCATTCACTTTGACACTCGCGTGATCAGTGCGACCAACCGCGACATCATGGCGAGGATTCGGGAAGGGAAGTTCAGGGAGGACCTTTACTACCGGTTGTTCCAGTTCCCGATCACGCTACCTCCGCTGCGCGAGCGTGGCCAGGACATTCTTCGATTGGCGGATTATTTCCTGAAGGAATACATCTCAAAACATCCCGAATTCAGCGGGAAGCACCTCTCGTCCAGCGCAAAGCGGTCAATTCTGGACTACGCCTGGCCGGGTAACGTTCGCGAGCTCAAAAGCGCTGTGGAACGGGCCGTTCTCATCGCCGACAGCGACGAAATGCAGGCCGACGATCTGATGTTGTTTGATCGCGTCGCCGTATCGCCGTGGATCGAGCGTGCCGTAATGGCACGTGCGGGTGAAGGCGGAGCGGTCGGGATGCAACCTGACAGGCCTCCGGTCAGTAAAGGTGCTGGAAGCAGTCGGATGCCCGCCTCGGCGGTGGTTCTTGGAACCGACGAGCAAGACATCATGTCGCTTGACGAACTCAAGAGGCAGGCTGTTGAGCGTGCCTATCAGCTATGCGAAGGCAATGTGGATCGTGCCGCGGTAGAGTTGGGAATTGGCCGCGCGACGATGTATCGGCTGCTGAAGAAATACGATATCATGCAGTAG
- the der gene encoding ribosome biogenesis GTPase Der produces the protein MPLVAIVGRPNVGKSTIFNRLTESRAAITHDESGVTRDRVYGNAIWNGVDFDVVDTGGYVEASTDRFEQAVKEQVEIAVDEADLVLFVVDVRAGVTDLDDRVAALLRSSSKPVVVMANKADNEKLRWDASEFYSFGLGEVFPVSATNGTGTGELLDDITRQLPTEGASVAKSSGPRIAVIGRPNVGKSSLVNALLGVDRTIVTEVSGTTRDSIDTVMKYHGREITLVDTAGLRRKARVRENIEFYSVLRTERAIRECDVAILLIDATDGLEAQDIRVLKEAERLRKGLLIGMNKWDLVDKETNTARDVERAIHDRLQTLDYVPVVFISALTKQRTHKLVDRALEIVDERSKRVPTSKLNDTMLAAVERSYPPTHRNRFVRIKYVSQVSVGPPVFAFFCNYPDGIRESYRRYLENQIRDSFGFEGVPLSIVFRKK, from the coding sequence ATGCCCCTTGTTGCCATCGTAGGTCGTCCGAACGTCGGCAAGTCGACCATCTTCAACCGACTCACGGAATCACGTGCGGCGATCACGCACGATGAGTCCGGCGTGACACGCGATCGGGTGTACGGCAATGCCATCTGGAATGGTGTCGATTTCGACGTCGTGGATACCGGGGGGTACGTCGAAGCGTCGACCGACCGGTTTGAGCAAGCGGTAAAAGAGCAGGTCGAGATTGCCGTCGACGAAGCTGACCTGGTCTTGTTTGTTGTGGATGTAAGGGCGGGCGTCACGGACCTGGACGATCGTGTGGCAGCGCTGCTCCGGTCATCGTCCAAGCCCGTAGTCGTGATGGCTAACAAAGCCGACAACGAGAAGCTCAGATGGGATGCAAGTGAGTTCTATTCGTTCGGACTCGGTGAGGTCTTTCCGGTCAGTGCTACCAATGGCACCGGTACGGGCGAGTTGCTTGACGACATTACGCGTCAGCTGCCGACTGAAGGAGCGTCGGTGGCGAAGTCGTCCGGTCCCAGGATCGCCGTCATCGGGCGCCCAAACGTCGGGAAGTCGTCACTCGTAAACGCCTTGCTGGGCGTTGATCGGACCATCGTTACTGAGGTCAGCGGGACCACGCGTGACTCCATCGACACGGTGATGAAGTATCACGGCCGTGAGATCACGCTCGTGGATACCGCGGGACTCCGAAGGAAAGCCAGGGTCCGCGAGAATATTGAATTCTATTCCGTGCTTCGTACCGAGAGAGCCATCCGGGAGTGCGACGTCGCCATTCTGCTCATCGACGCCACCGATGGATTGGAGGCCCAGGACATCAGAGTGTTGAAGGAGGCGGAGCGCCTGCGAAAAGGTCTGTTGATCGGAATGAACAAGTGGGATCTGGTGGACAAGGAGACCAATACGGCACGGGATGTGGAGCGTGCCATCCACGACAGATTGCAGACGCTCGATTACGTGCCGGTTGTGTTCATCTCGGCGCTGACCAAGCAGCGAACCCACAAGCTGGTGGATCGGGCGCTAGAAATTGTTGATGAACGTTCGAAACGAGTACCGACCAGCAAACTCAACGATACGATGCTGGCCGCAGTCGAACGGTCGTACCCGCCGACACACCGGAATCGGTTTGTTCGAATCAAGTACGTATCGCAGGTGAGTGTCGGCCCGCCGGTGTTTGCCTTCTTCTGCAACTATCCGGACGGGATACGGGAGTCGTATCGCCGGTATCTGGAAAACCAGATACGTGATTCGTTCGGATTCGAGGGTGTCCCGCTTTCAATCGTGTTTCGGAAGAAGTGA
- a CDS encoding NADH-quinone oxidoreductase subunit I gives MPGTPLNTAKKNERKLNFWERLYLPEVARGLGYSFRKMVKEPSYTVQYPEEQWYPPDGYRGRPVLVEEHGRPRCVSCNLCARACPPMAISMQSQEIEGPKEREPEWFEINMLRCIYCGFCEEVCPEEAIVMSKEYDMTFQNRDEAIFGLDKLLVPMERIVDRLEFLEMARNKQYGQNWDFQKDNNIHSLRDRPFLKWLEDGGATDAAGSATP, from the coding sequence ATGCCAGGAACGCCTCTCAACACCGCGAAGAAGAATGAGCGCAAGCTTAACTTCTGGGAGCGGCTCTATCTTCCCGAGGTAGCCCGGGGTCTCGGTTACTCTTTCCGCAAGATGGTGAAAGAGCCGAGCTACACTGTGCAGTACCCGGAGGAGCAGTGGTACCCGCCGGACGGCTATCGGGGTCGCCCCGTTCTGGTCGAAGAGCACGGCCGTCCTCGCTGTGTCTCCTGCAATCTGTGTGCCCGCGCGTGTCCGCCGATGGCCATCTCGATGCAGTCGCAAGAGATTGAGGGACCCAAGGAGCGTGAGCCCGAGTGGTTTGAGATCAACATGCTCCGGTGCATCTATTGCGGATTCTGTGAGGAGGTGTGCCCGGAGGAAGCCATCGTGATGTCGAAGGAATACGACATGACGTTCCAGAATCGCGACGAAGCGATCTTTGGTCTCGATAAACTGCTTGTACCGATGGAGCGGATCGTAGACCGACTCGAGTTCCTGGAAATGGCACGCAACAAACAGTATGGCCAGAACTGGGACTTCCAGAAAGACAACAACATTCACAGCCTCAGGGACCGTCCGTTTCTGAAGTGGCTGGAAGATGGTGGTGCCACGGACGCTGCCGGATCCGCGACCCCGTGA
- a CDS encoding EcsC family protein codes for MRYTMRLTSYEKGVQREIEDWQRTEGSLVMQAVNWAMQPLDWVVRQVVSPEIEEQADQIVSQFLSIINDASEWTHNTEDVIAEAKALGLEVEQISDLRNQSMEKLDELAQGRFTENVVMAAIEGGGAGLGGLVLIAADIPLLFGINLRLIQQIAACYGFELSGPEFQPLVLSVFNVAATGGRESKSSAVREISVAAAAFANDLEYKGRVRGSFKDQNRHAPREIVKNVLGRKIAQAIPIAGAAVGAGVNYWFTTETANAAYMLFRALHIERKDRV; via the coding sequence ATCAGGTACACCATGCGTCTCACATCTTACGAAAAGGGCGTCCAGCGGGAGATCGAGGACTGGCAGCGGACGGAAGGTTCACTCGTTATGCAGGCCGTCAACTGGGCCATGCAGCCGCTCGACTGGGTTGTTCGACAGGTGGTTTCTCCGGAAATCGAGGAGCAAGCCGATCAGATCGTGTCCCAATTCCTCTCGATCATCAATGATGCATCGGAGTGGACCCACAACACCGAGGACGTCATCGCGGAGGCGAAGGCCCTCGGGCTGGAGGTGGAACAGATCAGTGATCTGAGAAATCAGTCCATGGAGAAGTTGGACGAGCTGGCGCAGGGACGCTTCACGGAGAACGTCGTGATGGCGGCCATCGAAGGCGGCGGCGCAGGTCTGGGTGGACTCGTTTTGATCGCGGCGGACATCCCGCTGCTGTTCGGGATCAACCTCAGACTCATTCAACAGATCGCCGCGTGCTACGGATTCGAGTTGAGTGGCCCCGAGTTCCAGCCGCTTGTGTTGTCGGTATTCAATGTTGCTGCAACGGGAGGGCGCGAATCGAAGAGCAGCGCCGTCCGGGAGATCAGCGTTGCGGCGGCGGCCTTTGCGAACGATCTCGAGTACAAGGGCCGCGTCCGTGGATCATTCAAAGATCAGAATCGGCATGCCCCTCGCGAGATTGTCAAGAACGTCCTGGGCCGAAAGATTGCTCAGGCGATACCGATAGCAGGTGCTGCAGTCGGGGCCGGTGTGAACTACTGGTTTACGACCGAAACGGCGAACGCGGCGTATATGCTGTTCAGAGCTCTTCACATCGAGCGCAAGGACCGCGTCTAG